cataatctatgcccataaggagctaggcttttcatataatttccaaaccaacttagcacctaaggctaaattctaatTTTCCAGACTCCGAATTCCTATTctcccaagttccttaggcaaacataccttatcccatgcaactaaagagaGTTTCTTCttcccatctttattattgttccaaagaaaatctctaagagtatcttgtaaactaacaatagctacttttggagacttcaaaacagacatgagatacatgggaacaacattcaaaatagacttgataaGAACAATTTGactcgccaaagttaaccatctatgattccatgagagaattcttttagaaatgaccaaaataatcttatcccaaaaagcaatcttatcctatttaacaaagaaaggaatcccaaggtaagtacatggaagatttctagtctcaaatccccaaaaggattgcaacctatgctgatccagttgtgatgtattaaggaaaaaaatctttgatttatcaccattcactttctgaccagaaaatgatgcataattttgtattattcctttaatcacttttgcctctactaacgaagcatgtccaaataatagagtatcatctgcaaagagacaatgagaaatactttggggaatattatgaatccttatacctttccaaagcacCCCCTCTTTAgaagccctaatagcccaactaaaggcttcagctaggagaataaacaaaaagggagaaaggggatctccctgtctcaaacccctagaggaagtgaaaaaaccacaaggagaaccattaattaaaaccgagaatcttgtagaagaaatacatgcacgaatccattttacccaggccttggaaaaacctaacttctcaagaacaacacataaagccccccactctactctatcataagccttcatcatgtctagtttaagtatcatggttggggttctttgggtggaaatagaatgtagcacctcatgtgctacaattgcaccctctgttgTCTCCCTTttgggaacaaaaccaccttgctccaatgaaatgatcctaggtagaatttttgccaacctccGGGAAATCGCCttcataaatatcttatacaaagtgttacataaaggaATGGGGCAGAAGtcaacaaaagtcttagtatcctcttttttaggaataattgcaatcattgtagtattaagttcttctaaaatagacctatttcttctagtttcctcaagagccaataaaacatcatttcccacaaaatcccaacatttttaaaaaaataaaggagtaaaaccatttgGTCCCAgagctttatccggattcatggcaaagacaacactcttaacttcttctaaggaaaagggagacatcaacatcttattgtcttccaaagatactaaaggaggaatattagatataatatcattgctgaaatttccattttctgaagatagtaatgacttaaaaaacctaattgCCTCTAAAGCAATGCactctggctctgtcaataaattcccattctgacactgaatacaagatattctattcttacatcttttaatcttagttgaagaatgaaaaaattttgtgttcctgtcaccatctgaaagccataactctctagatttctgtctccaatagatttcctccctagctaacacctcctcaagctgcaATTTTAGtgacttgaattcatcaaaaacttgtggcaccataccatgttgaagcacatgagtattaggacactcaatcatatcttgaatcctttgtttcttttgaaaaatattcttaaaatgcgagatattccattccctaatattcaatttcaaataactcaacttcttagcaatcttaaacatacgggacccaaaacaaaaaggagcagaattccaccatttcataagcaaaggcaaaaaggaagaatccttaaaccacatgggctcaaatttaaatggagacttaaaaaaAGTCCTATCCttaataactgaaagggaaattggaaaatgatcagaacctgagacaaatttaaatggagacttaaaaaaAGTCCTATCCttaataactgaaagggaaattggaaaatgatcagaacccgagaTCGGTAGAAtaaaggaaaagaattcaaaatctgaatcaatccaattctcagataacaaaaaccgatctaatctttCAGCAGTCTAAGAAAAATCCTTTCCcatatttgtccaagtgaaaactccattctgagacttacaataaaaaaggctcatattagaaatgaaatccccaaagtcatccataatccttttattagggaaaacacctcctcttttctcatcaaaatcagtgatagcattaaaatcaacccaaagataataaaggaaccatgttttaagggagaagaaatcctctttaattcaccccataacttactcttcccttgaattcttgacagagcataaatgttaaaaagccagtctgggacttaattaagcatctcttgttaggggcatctaagcccctaacattccaagaaaaaattctcattgttctcgaggggaggccgaagctcccctcttcccattaaatggagaatttttgctttccccaaagcaaccttgcaaattacgtttcatagCCCTGATCTTGTCACAGAAGGACTAGTCaaaaatcttttactcctctttctttttacacttacaagagttaggcatgttttcttaggcctaccaagagagaccgaatgcctcccttgcccaccaataggagaaagggacaaagtcttttgaattccaacatcaatttccatttgagtcttaagattatttggaggcctacctctcctaagagaaaccaccgatggtgaaaaaaccggagttgtttggacaatcggtaaactcttgcatgactttggagaagctaggataaatggattatcttcaaaactgaactctgttgtagccaaaactgcaaaaggattagcagatgcagaaattggaagggtcgagcttataccccccaaatcattctcaattgaacaaacaactctatcagtaataccctcatccatttgatgtgcatgattgttaaaaatattatTTACTTGCTGAActagattctcatctggcataataatagGGACAACCTTAGACGGATTACTATTctctaaggaagattcattagccatattaatttcaacattcagaggggaattattagacaccaaattcttaatttcctaaactaaagaagcatcattaggaaaaccaatggcaggtacctgtttaatagtttccatatcaaccactacatttttatctaaattcacattctttgaagaatccaaaacctccttttgagtgcatgaagacaaattgtcgtccttaccctttgtgtgattatttgccATCTTAGAgaaatctatcatcaatggatgatctactccattcatcgggggattaccatccactatactcCCGTTATTAAAAAATGTCTTCAataaagacgaaagtgagaccgaacctgaagtgtgatcatttggtttcccagaactacgacACAATGAATTATtgtcaagattaatgtgacctgtttctaccaatttatgcgaagagacatttccacatccttcaactgAAGGTTCcaccgacaaactatctttattaacgGATTTAGGGACAAAGCCAACAAACTGcttgtttttcttaaaatccataagtaacagagcatccaaaagtaaaggagacttaagaagctccatatctaatttctcaattgactggtgcaaaataccatcatgagacttgatattacaagtatgggggcaaacattgttagggctaataagaacacaaatttttaccagaacctccccatccacaaagtccattttagatgttaaaaaagttccaatagtattttcAATTTTCTCAAGCACATCTGGattcataaattcaaaaggaattttaggtaaaccaagccaaaaaggaataagttttgaactagaccaagaaggaacaaaaaaaggtttccaagccgtaattaaaattaaatgttttccaaaccaacaatgcgaagttcttaatacttcatctctgaaagaaggagaaccaaagacaataataaaatcaTTCGCAgataataattgaaaataatgaatATCCCCACATCTtttttgcaatttatgataaagctttaacaaactaatttgatcaccccaaatttctcCAGAAATAGCATTTGTATGTAAACAATTCGCTTTCTAATCGACataggaacccaaaagatcaatacaagggataggagcccaaacctgtgatgaagaaacccccggcagaataggatcagaaggtatcttgcttaccttttccggactagcttccttgaggttcacatttaccttatttcccacctgttgcgaagaaacaaaaaccctagccatagtctccttatttgccaagccaacaaccctaacAAACGTTCATtgattgcccagatccaaagaccattttcTCGAAAAACCCTTGAATTGCTTTTCAAAATTCCCTTGATTCGCACCATTATTAAAACGCCCTTGAGtaaatctccttccattgttattctcccTCCATGCCACACTTCGtctgttcccaaagaagccttgaaagtattttgaagctcgccgaaaaaccttgttatttccgctCCGGTTTACTtgtatcgccatgtccttccatctgccgTTCGTGTAGACCCACTATGGAACATAAGGCGGGTCTTCCCAACCCACatccgcccatgaacccaaatgtcctctatcagccatATCTGATCACTGAATTAACAGCAATAAACACTTTTCTTCGCTTGAAGATACCCATAAAATACAATCCTCCTTGTATTTGATTTTCTGTGCCCTAATTTTCCGAGGTGGAAGACAGAAAAAAAGCCTAGCCACGTTGCCCAAACTGCAAAAGATTGGCCTACGATCTTTGAAAAGTGCAGTGAAAGGATGATACCCATAAAATACAATCCTCCTTGTATTTGATTTTCTGTGCCCTAATTTTCCGAGGTGGAAGACAGAAAAAAAGCCTAGCCACGTTGCCCAAACTGCAAAAGATTGGCCTACGATCTTTGAAAAGTGCAGTGAAAGGATGAATAAGCCAATGGATGAATAAGCCGCTGCCTGGATCATGGAGATGCTCTTACTTCGATCAAAACCCTCCACTCTTTCTCAGAACTGACGGCTCAACCACACAGGTAAAATCGGGCTCAAAATTATCCATGTCGAAATTTGTTCAATTGTCCAGGAAATCGCACATAGTCGTTCGCTGAATATCGTGCAAACAGGTCACATTTGAAATCAAATCTGATATGGCCTCGCTGTCTGTTACAGTATAGCAGATCTTgccctaaaaatgatgattttgcccTAAAAATAAAGATTTTGCCCTTAAAATGATGATTTTGCCCTAAAAATAAAGATTTTGCCCTTAAAATGATGATTTTGCCCTAAAAATAAAGATTTTGCCCTAAAAACGAAGATCGATTCTTCTATCTCTTATCCTGTTTGATTAATCTCCCACATCGGATCCTCGCTTCATACTGTTTATCATTTCCTTAGCTTTCAGTGCAGTCGGTGGTAAGAAAACTTAATGTTATTGAATGATTAAGAATCATATTTTGGAAATTCAATAATCTGAAAGTCGCCAAGCCATTGTTTTCACAGAGCCAGCGATATCTGAAGATTAATCTTTCAAATTTTTACTCCATGTTATAATTTGAtttgttttcattttcaataaattgactaatatttatttatgtgttattgcaacaaaatgctTGAAGATAACTGGCGATTTTTCTTTTTCCAGTTTAATCCCTTTGGTTGAGATTCTAATGTAGTCATAAGATGCAGAGAAATAAAGATGGGGAGGAAGTTATGATTACAAATACCTGTTctataaactcttgtagatctaaCAAATGTCTACAGGTGGGTATTTTTGCTTTTTCAGGTTGGTCTCTTTCAATTAAATATCTCATCTTGACAACTTACATTGTTGCCCCCATCCTTTTTGCATGGATTTCAGAAGGGGTAGGGTCTGTTGGACTTCTACATCTTTACAAGTTCGTCTCAGCAGTTTACTATCATCATACGATGTTCAACTTCAAGTTCGTCTCAGCAGTTTACATGTTGGACTTTGGGTATGTTTGTACATTCCTTGATCTGAAATTTTGCATGCAAAATTCTTTTTCCACCTAATATTTTTTATAAGTTGTTTGTCTTGTTATGACAATTATTAATCTAGGTTTGACCACTTTAGAGATCATTTTATTTAATCTTTCAATTTTTATACAATCCAAAGaggttttattttaatttaatttattttcatttctaaTAGATTTGTTCATGTTCTTGGACAAAAATGCTGGTAGGTAAATGGTGGTAAATGTTCTCTTCGAAAAATGCTCAGCTACAGAGCAGGTGAAAAGAGAGAGCAGgggaaaagagagaagagaaaaagGTAATAAAAGGAATAGCAATTGAATGAGAGCAAATTTTTTTTTAAGGTGATTCTTCGTATAGATTatctttattttaaaaattaatgggTTGTTTGTCTTGCTAAAATGAATAGGAATCACAAATAAGGAAGCAACAATAAAAACTAATGAATTGTTTGTCTGGCCAGGAATCATAGACTGTTTGATTTGTTTGACTTACACGTGAGGTTTTTTTAATTGGTTTTCCCTTTCCTGTCAATAGTTTATTCTGTTTTTTTGttatttctttcattgtaatttttttctttctaagtgttttgttttttcaattttttttaagagttggttttttttttgtttttttttaaattttttatttttcttgtaaaGATTGTATACAATGTGCACTCTAGTTTGTCCATGTATTATTCATTTATTATTCGTTCTAGTCTCTTTTTTTTGGTATTATATTTTGTTAGTAGCAAATAAGGAGACAgagtagaggaagagataaagacaaGTAAATGACAGTTGAATGAAGGTTAAAATCTTTTTTCAGGTAATTCTTCAGGTTATCGATATCATAAGAATTAATGGATAGATGGTTGGTGTTTGAATTCTCTGACAGATACTTCTCTTTCAGAAAAATTATCTCTGATTATCTCAGGTACTTGGGCAGGTATTGATTATTTTACATTttaaaataaagttgaaaattaTGCATGACATAAACCGAGCTATAAATTTTTTATACAGCTGACATTACTACATTTAATTTAAACGTAGATTTGTTGTATAGCTCCCATCCTTTTTGCATGGTTCTATTGTTGAACAATAATGGGATggatttttttgggttttcttgACTCCTAAAACCTTTTTGATTTCCAGATAGATTatagattatttatattatctatttTATTATCTACGTTATATTTAAATATAATGGTAGACTGGTTTACGGTTAAATTGGTATGATAGGGTAGAAGGTTGTAGCAGATAGTGCAAGCTCGCAACCCAAATCGCCAACATGATGGGAGTGACATTTCTTCTGTATTTAGATCAATAAGAGATGGAGATAGGCATTGATGATTGATGAGTTCTTTAGTAAAATTTTGGCCAAGCATATTGGTCAAGCATTGTAACATgtacaaatatattttttaataaaaataatttatcagAAGGGGCTAACAGCCCCTTCTAAAGACCGAAGGGAATAGCCAGTGGCCATGGTTATTCCTAAAGGTCGCGTGTTTATTCGTTAGCTTAAAGAATGGTTGACCATTCAACCATTCTTTAAGGTCTCTATctcattttctttgcatttttgaattatttttgtttattgtttaCTTTTATTTAAGAATTCATTAATTTTAATCTGGCAAAAGTTACAAATGAtgattctgaaaataaatttatcATATATAACCACAACACAAATCCTTTCCTAAATTTTTTTATGAACCATTTCtaaaacaattcacaaaaaaatcataaaataccctaAGTAAAACATAATTTACTCACTTTATGAATACAATTCACACTACATAACCATGCCCCCAATTAACATCATTGTAAATATCTTAAAACAATTCAAAATATCCATGAAAATAAATTACccttataaaatataatttaaaaacgtGCATGAATTCACTTGACAAATACAATTAAAggtatataaataattatttataaataaaataaaatatatatgtgttgtgttgtgtggtgttgtaatgccccgccaggaaaccccgaagggattaagccataacacaagaatagagtgcaatttttttttttaaagttacaacacataagatgcaacaagatatcaaagattcagattacatagcggaagacatcaactaacacctaaagagtttcccaacgagattacttaaatttcacaattcacttaactcacacaattaatccaataagctgattaccttaataacgagataattcttaatcaggataattcctttcaaaagagggaaatataaatcacaagcgaagattcatcattaagatccattcataatcttcattcaagcttttcatttaaattaacaaaccatacatctaacattctaatacactaggatttcatcataacataagagatctttccaagcatatttaaattccttaacaacaactgagtataattcattactctaagttacattctttcatattccaacttattgcattttaaaggacgattgcatactagcatctacgacaAATCTCATccaaaccacttacgcattcgatcaacatggcattcaagaaagaactgaatataagcatttatagttaattccaattatccacttaaccattctaacataagttaatcatacatgataaagctgaataaaggaaacataagagaatacatcacataacaccataatgatctcggagttcacccctaaagggctacatctccgggtctactcaactgcaagacccctctgataattaataaagttaagaatacaagaggttacaccaattactatccagccatcaaggcgatacataagcaatatacaaacgaccattcggtcaataaatacataaacgatccctgaaaagaacaggatccagctgaacataaatcaagctaaaacaaaggtccagaagagcatccataaaactgagccatcaccacccaaggtctaacatgaaaccgatactcacaagggtagagacaaaaagatgacccacaaaggtactcctaacaggacataacaacaacacactagcgaacgtagggacaagtgtcatcacacaacctggtatggttaccatggcaagtcttcataggtccggtcccatacactgggttaccctggcaacctaatccgagcttccggtccatccaagcctcatgtggacctacacatcctctcgtgaagacaaggatggtggtttgccatttcaggccttctcacagcatgtcgaatctatgatagcactcgtctcatgtgtgaggcacatttatcttacttagagattacattctaatctacttaaaggttatcacttattagactcactttcgacgggttacccagcagccactttgggtgcggcccccaatcgaaagccactttcccatacaacactagactatactcggacgaactcaaaaccaaggaatacacatgttcagacgaatggagttcaagaagagagaaacaatcatctggtcaaacacgactcaagggtaatcatttactgacggtactctaactagagacccgaccaacaacggtcaaccacaatcatcattcgactcacacacaaggaggatatgatcaaaacaacactaccacaatacaacagtcaactcggaatcgaggactgaaatgggtaccccaagtcaatccatatgacagggtcctacgaaacaaagcaaaacatgccatttcataattaaaggcgaatacagaaattaaacttgcaagacaataatcagaaacgacaatatttcctcaaattgatttaatcattacaagtcgatcaagttttctacaagatctaaatcaacttacaattatctacctcatctaggagtaggttgttcttggttttctaactccgaAGGtccaaagcatcgaacaggcaaattaagccataatgagtttttttaaccaattcatattaataaaaatcagacaaccattaatctattaaat
The nucleotide sequence above comes from Cryptomeria japonica chromosome 11, Sugi_1.0, whole genome shotgun sequence. Encoded proteins:
- the LOC131032498 gene encoding uncharacterized protein LOC131032498, whose product is MNKPLPGSWRCSYFDQNPPLFLRTDGSTTQRNKDGEEVMITNTCSINSCRSNKCLQVGIFAFSGWSLSIKYLILTTYIVAPILFAWISEGVGSVGLLHLYKFVSAVYYHHTMFNFKFVSAVYMLDFG